The following proteins come from a genomic window of Amaranthus tricolor cultivar Red isolate AtriRed21 chromosome 14, ASM2621246v1, whole genome shotgun sequence:
- the LOC130799574 gene encoding tRNA (guanine-N(7)-)-methyltransferase: MLESKENPTLNKSTGLPRKRFYRARAHSNPLSDSHFPVPLSPHHVDYSLHYPQIFTSPDRSGDARKIEFADIGCGFGGLLISLATLFPEKLMIGMEIRDKVTEYVKERILGLRTTNPGQYQNISVVRTNSMKYIPNYFEKGQLSKMFFLFPDPHFKEKNHRRRVISPFLLDEYAYVLREGGIIYTITDVEELGVWMKTCLENHPMFETIPNEELEADPVVKLLESATEEGQKVARNGGQTFRAVFRRIALSF, encoded by the coding sequence ATGTTAGAGAGCAAGGAAAACCCAACTTTGAACAAGTCAACTGGTTTGCCTCGGAAGCGCTTCTATCGAGCTCGAGCCCACAGTAATCCATTAAGTGATTCTCACTTCCCTGTTCCACTTTCACCTCATCATGTTGATTATTCCCTTCATTATCCCCAAATTTTTACTTCACCTGACCGATCCGGAGATGCAAGAAAGATCGAGTTTGCTGACATAGGATGTGGTTTTGGAGGGCTTCTCATTAGCCTTGCAACTTTGTTTCCTGAAAAGTTAATGATTGGTATGGAGATAAGAGATAAAGTGACAGAATATGTAAAGGAACGGATTTTGGGCTTAAGAACAACAAATCCTGGTCAATACCAGAATATCTCTGTGGTACGGACTAACTCCATGAAGTATATTCCAAACTATTTTGAGAAGGGTCAACTATCAAAGATGTTTTTCTTGTTTCCCGATCCACACTTCAAAGAGAAGAATCATCGTCGTAGAGTTATCAGTCCATTCTTGCTAGATGAATATGCTTATGTTCTTCGAGAAGGCGGAATTATCTACACTATCACTGATGTTGAAGAGCTGGGGGTGTGGATGAAGACATGTCTTGAGAATCATCCCATGTTTGAGACTATTCCAAACGAAGAACTTGAAGCCGATCCAGTTGTTAAGCTATTAGAATCTGCAACTGAGGAAGGGCAGAAAGTCGCTAGGAATGGGGGGCAGACCTTCCGAGCAGTGTTTAGACGGATTGCTTTGTCCTTTTAG